A genomic window from Brassica oleracea var. oleracea cultivar TO1000 chromosome C8, BOL, whole genome shotgun sequence includes:
- the LOC106307394 gene encoding mitochondrial carrier protein MTM1-like, whose amino-acid sequence MGQAENLWVASEIPSSSSSPAETKVLDFPTKDSTTGFEILCPKTVSLPHLEKGSTEDKLGLTERVFSAAGAAFLSAVILNPLDVVKTRLQAQAAGVSYSHPLSYDIGRMAFFGPNMMFADLRCSPSCARAGVQGTVSICPPDCFQYKGTFDVFTKIIRQEGMGRLWRGTNAGLALAVPMVGIYLPFYDMFRNRLEDLSRENAPATTIFVPLVAGALARSLACTVCYPIELARTRMQAFKEAKAGMKKPPGVLKTLVGVVSEVRTVNNLQNSLHNYRVLWRGLGAQLARDVPFSAICWATLEPMRRRLLGIVGNDTNALGILGANFSAGFVAGTIAAATTCPFDVAKTRRQIEKDPCRAMRMTTRQTLIEVWRDGGMRGLFTGIGPRVARAGPSVGIVISFYEVVKYALHRQYASS is encoded by the exons ATGGGCCAGGCAGAGAATCTCTGGGTTGCTTCAGAGATCCCCTCGTCGTCGTCGTCCCCGGCGGAAACAAAAGTCCTTGACTTTCCGACCAAAGATTCGACCACCGGGTTTGAAATCCTCTGTCCGAAAACAGTTTCCCTGCCTCATTTGGAGAAGGGTTCGACGGAGGATAAGCTAGGTTTGACGGAAAGGGTTTTCTCCGCCGCCGGAGCTGCTTTTCTCTCCGCCGTTATTCTAAATCCTCTCGACGTCGTCAAG ACTCGATTGCAAGCTCAAGCTGCTGGAGTTTCTTACTCTCACCCTCTCAGCTACGACATTGGCCGCATGGCGTTCTTTGGACCAAACATG ATGTTTGCAGACTTGAGATGTTCTCCTTCGTGTGCACGCGCTGGTGTTCAGGGTACTGTCTCCATTTGCCCGCCGGATTGTTTCCAGTACAAAGGAACGTTTGATGTCTTCACCAAGATCATACGACAG GAGGGGATGGGACGCCTGTGGAGAGGGACTAACGCTGGTCTTGCCTTAGCTGTGCCTATG GTTGGGATTTATCTTCCGTTCTATGATATGTTTCGGAACCGGTTGGAAGACTTGTCTAGGGAGAATGCTCCTGCTACAACTATATTTGTGCCTCTTGTGGCTGGGGCATTGGCTAGATCCTTAGCTTGTACAGTCTGCTATCCTATTGAACTTGCAAGAACCCGTATGCAG GCATTCAAAGAAGCCAAAGCCGGTATGAAGAAGCCTCCTGGAGTTCTTAAAACATTGGTTGGTGTAGTCTCTGAAGTCAGGACAGTAAATAACCTTCAAAACAGTT TGCACAACTATCGTGTTCTATGGAGAGGCTTGGGTGCACAGCTAGCCCGTGATGTTCCATTCTCAGCAATCTGCTGGGCTACTCTCGAGCCA ATGAGAAGAAGGCTTCTTGGAATCGTGGGAAACGATACAAACGCTCTAGGTATCCTCGGTGCAAACTTCTCCGCTGGTTTTGTAGCTGGAACTATTGCAGCTGCAACAACTTGTCCTTTTGACGTTGCAAAAACAAGAAGGCAAATAGAG AAGGACCCTTGTAGGGCAATGAGAATGACGACACGACAGACACTCATAGAAGTTTGGAG GGATGGAGGGATGAGAGGACTGTTTACGGGAATAGGTCCAAGGGTGGCACGTGCAGGACCATCAGTTGGGATAGTGATTTCATTCTATGAAGTAGTCAAGTATGCTCTGCATCGCCAATACGCTTCATCATGA
- the LOC106307395 gene encoding uncharacterized protein LOC106307395: protein MVRSVMSCLSSTAISFSIKTTEFQRPTTRRLTGRVLEKCSWNLTFQLKSYLSLVEMGLWDHMSEKKLSVSSLSRYSVFFKVFWIERAGCDDECVILVTATVV, encoded by the exons ATGGTTAGATCCGTCATGTCTTGCCTCTCTTCAACTGCTATCTCCTTTTCGATCAAAACGACGGAGTTTCAGAGACCGACGACGAGGAGATTAACCGGCCGCGTCTTAGAAAAGTGTTCGTGGAATCTCACATTCCAACTAAAAAG CTACTTGTCCTTGGTGGAAATGGGTTTGTGGGATCACATGTCTGAAAAGAAGCTATCTGTCTCTAGCCTTAGCAGGTACTCTGTTTTCTTTAAGGTCTTCTGGATCGAAAGAGCTGGTTGTGATGATGAGTGTGTTATCCTTGTCACTGCTACAGTGGTTTAA
- the LOC106307396 gene encoding KH domain-containing protein At4g18375-like, with translation MQLLVPSRVIGCVIGRSGSVITQIRKRTNASIRISKGNNVDLVEILIRGERHGKAAWEWFLQTDSMVMKARDHGLISVSPYSYGG, from the exons ATGCAACTTCTTGTTCCTTCCAGGGTTATTGGATGTGTTATAGGTAGAAGCGGCTCCGTCATAACCCAAATCAGGAAAAGAACCAATGCCAGTATCCGTATCTCGAAAGGGAATAACGTTGATCTTGTTGAG ATTTTGATCAGAGGCGAGAGACATGGGAAAGCAGCTTGGGAATGGTTTCTTCAGACAGATTCTATGGTTATGAAA GCAAGAGATCATGGTTTGATATCAGTCAGTCCATACTCATATGGAGGGTAA